Proteins encoded by one window of Phenylobacterium soli:
- a CDS encoding ATP-dependent helicase, whose translation MSESGPLFDPPVPRVSDLARAQPPSGDYLHGLNPEQRQAVEATEGPVLVLAGAGTGKTRVLTTRLAHILAAGRARPWELLAVTFTNKAAREMRERIGAIIGPAAEGLRWLGTFHSIAAQILRRHAELVGLKSNYTILDDDDQERLIKQLLEAENIDAKRWTPKALAGMIDHWKNRGWTPDKLPPAEGAHFANGKGEKLYRLYQERLRVLNACDFGDLLLHNLTIFTANPDVLAEYHDRFRYILVDEYQDTNVAQYLWLRLLAQKAQNICCVGDDDQSIYGWRGAEVDNILRFERDFPGATVIRLERNYRSTSHILAAASGLIAANKGRLGKTLWTEAEGGEKVIVRGVWDGEAESRLIADEIETAKKKGRRYRDIAILVRASFQMRAFEERFVLLQIPYTVVGGPRFFERAEIRDAHAYLRLIQSEDDDLAFERIVNQPKRGIGDTTVQKLLQVARLNGVSASLAARQIVLTDELPARTRTSLSNFLRDLDRWRIEADRMPHQRLMEQVLEESGYTDMLRLDKSPTAQTRLENLKELVQSMGAFDSLQAYLEHVSLVMDLDRGPAADAVQIMTLHSAKGLEFPLVFLPGWEEGVFPSQRSMDEKGEKGLEEERRLAYVGITRAREEARISFAANRQVYGRWTSQLPSRFVDELPLANVEASSETGYYGGGPGMQQHGSRWDEAPSFGAGYSSPGWRRAQQAGYRGTHPGRQQVIEGEGRLVAVSETSASSAYRRGDRVFHMKFGYGAVTGIEGNKLTVAFEKAGEKKVIDSFVEKA comes from the coding sequence ATGTCCGAGTCCGGCCCCCTCTTCGATCCGCCCGTTCCGCGTGTCAGCGACCTCGCCCGGGCGCAGCCGCCCTCGGGCGACTACCTGCATGGGCTGAACCCCGAGCAGCGCCAGGCCGTCGAGGCCACCGAAGGCCCGGTGCTGGTGCTGGCCGGCGCCGGAACCGGCAAGACACGCGTGCTGACCACGCGCCTCGCCCACATCCTCGCCGCCGGCCGGGCGCGGCCGTGGGAACTGCTGGCGGTCACCTTCACCAACAAGGCCGCGCGCGAGATGCGCGAGCGGATCGGGGCCATCATCGGGCCGGCCGCCGAGGGCCTGCGCTGGCTCGGCACCTTCCACTCGATCGCCGCCCAGATCCTGCGCCGGCACGCCGAGCTGGTGGGCCTGAAGTCCAACTACACCATCCTCGACGACGACGATCAGGAGCGGCTGATCAAGCAGCTCCTCGAGGCCGAGAACATCGACGCCAAGCGCTGGACGCCCAAGGCCCTCGCCGGGATGATCGACCACTGGAAGAACCGCGGCTGGACGCCCGACAAGCTGCCGCCGGCCGAGGGCGCCCACTTCGCCAACGGCAAGGGCGAGAAGCTCTATCGCCTCTACCAGGAGCGCCTGCGGGTGCTGAACGCCTGCGACTTCGGCGATCTCCTGCTGCACAACCTGACGATCTTCACGGCCAACCCGGACGTGCTGGCCGAGTACCACGACCGTTTCCGCTACATCCTGGTGGACGAGTACCAGGACACCAACGTCGCCCAGTACCTCTGGCTGCGCCTGCTGGCCCAGAAGGCCCAGAACATCTGCTGCGTCGGCGATGACGACCAGTCGATCTACGGCTGGCGCGGCGCCGAGGTGGACAACATCCTGCGATTTGAGCGCGACTTCCCGGGCGCGACAGTGATCCGGCTGGAGCGCAACTACCGCTCCACGAGCCACATCCTGGCCGCCGCCTCGGGCCTCATCGCCGCCAACAAGGGTCGGCTCGGCAAGACGCTGTGGACCGAGGCCGAGGGCGGCGAAAAGGTCATCGTGCGCGGCGTCTGGGACGGCGAGGCCGAGAGCCGGCTGATCGCCGACGAGATCGAGACCGCCAAGAAGAAGGGCCGGCGCTACCGCGACATCGCCATCCTGGTGCGCGCCTCCTTCCAGATGCGCGCCTTCGAAGAGCGCTTCGTCCTGCTGCAGATCCCCTACACGGTGGTCGGCGGCCCGCGGTTCTTCGAGCGGGCCGAAATCCGCGACGCCCACGCCTACCTGCGGCTCATCCAGTCGGAGGACGACGACCTCGCCTTCGAGCGGATCGTCAACCAGCCCAAGCGCGGCATAGGCGACACTACCGTCCAGAAGCTGCTGCAGGTCGCGCGGCTGAACGGCGTCAGCGCCAGCCTGGCGGCCCGCCAGATCGTGCTCACCGACGAGTTGCCGGCCCGCACCCGCACCTCGCTCTCCAACTTCCTGCGCGATCTCGACCGCTGGCGGATCGAGGCCGACCGCATGCCGCACCAGCGGCTGATGGAGCAGGTGCTGGAGGAGAGCGGCTACACCGACATGTTGCGGCTCGACAAAAGCCCGACCGCCCAGACCCGGCTCGAGAACCTAAAGGAGCTCGTCCAGTCGATGGGCGCGTTCGACAGCCTTCAGGCCTATCTGGAGCACGTGTCCCTGGTGATGGACCTCGATCGCGGTCCCGCCGCCGACGCGGTGCAGATCATGACTTTGCACTCGGCCAAAGGGCTGGAGTTCCCTCTGGTCTTCCTGCCGGGCTGGGAGGAAGGCGTCTTCCCCTCCCAGCGCTCGATGGACGAGAAGGGCGAGAAGGGGCTGGAGGAGGAGCGGCGCCTCGCCTACGTCGGCATCACCCGCGCCCGCGAGGAGGCGCGGATCTCCTTCGCCGCCAACCGCCAGGTCTATGGCCGCTGGACGAGCCAGCTGCCGAGCCGGTTCGTGGACGAGCTGCCGCTGGCCAACGTCGAGGCCTCGTCAGAGACCGGGTATTATGGCGGCGGCCCGGGCATGCAGCAGCACGGCAGTCGATGGGACGAGGCGCCGAGCTTCGGGGCCGGCTATTCCTCTCCCGGCTGGCGGCGCGCCCAGCAGGCGGGCTATCGCGGCACGCACCCCGGCCGCCAACAAGTGATCGAGGGCGAAGGCCGGCTCGTCGCCGTGTCGGAGACCAGCGCGTCGAGCGCCTACAGGCGCGGCGACCGGGTGTTCCACATGAAGTTCGGCTACGGCGCGGTGACCGGCATCGAGGGCAACAAACTCACCGTCGCCTTCGAGAAGGCCGGCGAGAAGAAGGTCATCGACAGCTTCGTCGAGAAAGCCTAG
- a CDS encoding DUF7662 domain-containing protein produces the protein MSKYLPLTERLSRHAGDEWRASFAEIEDALGFPLPKSARGGAAWWSNAPDKPWMAAGWEVAEVDRPAEMVTFRRPVSEAELSGAPDVMRPQVQAAVAEAAKGPEVVAQVEPTNRPAPKWGLVAAGAALVAGLGALIALRRR, from the coding sequence ATGAGCAAGTACCTGCCGCTGACCGAGCGCCTGAGCCGCCATGCCGGAGATGAATGGCGGGCGAGCTTCGCTGAGATCGAGGACGCCCTGGGCTTTCCCCTGCCCAAGTCGGCCCGCGGCGGCGCCGCCTGGTGGTCGAATGCGCCCGACAAGCCGTGGATGGCGGCCGGCTGGGAGGTGGCCGAGGTCGACCGGCCGGCCGAGATGGTGACCTTCCGCAGGCCGGTGTCGGAGGCCGAGCTCTCCGGCGCGCCCGACGTGATGCGGCCGCAAGTGCAGGCGGCGGTCGCCGAGGCGGCCAAGGGGCCCGAGGTGGTGGCGCAGGTCGAGCCGACCAACCGACCCGCGCCGAAGTGGGGTCTGGTCGCCGCCGGCGCGGCCCTAGTGGCCGGCCTCGGCGCCCTGATCGCCCTGCGGCGGCGCTAG
- a CDS encoding 50S ribosomal protein L11 methyltransferase, translating to MSDQAVQIIARGARAEAEAAAAALDGDPATEALTYSILEEDEDRGIWRIDAFPNEPEEQAAIEAVLRRYKDLRVTVEKLADADWLAMSLSGLPPVRAGRFFVYGAHDKGLVPPNAVNLRIEAGAAFGTGHHGTTVGCLFAYDRLLKQRRFERVLDVGCGTGVLAIAAARTGSRVALGTDIDAPSVRIANENADLNAAGARFVHASGLNASVVRSQGPYDLVFANILAPPLVALAQDIKGALKPGGIAILSGLLRTQERRVLAAYLSRGFRLERRLHRDAWSTLTLRRA from the coding sequence ATGAGCGACCAGGCCGTCCAGATCATCGCCCGCGGCGCCCGCGCCGAAGCCGAAGCCGCCGCCGCCGCGCTGGACGGCGACCCCGCCACGGAGGCCCTCACCTACTCGATCCTCGAGGAAGACGAGGACCGCGGGATCTGGCGCATCGACGCCTTCCCCAACGAGCCGGAGGAGCAGGCCGCCATCGAGGCGGTGCTGCGCCGCTACAAGGACCTGCGCGTCACCGTGGAGAAGCTGGCCGACGCCGACTGGCTGGCGATGTCGCTCTCGGGCCTGCCGCCGGTGCGGGCCGGCCGCTTCTTCGTCTACGGCGCCCACGACAAGGGCCTCGTGCCGCCCAACGCGGTCAACCTGCGCATCGAGGCGGGCGCCGCCTTCGGGACCGGCCACCACGGCACCACCGTCGGCTGCCTCTTCGCCTACGACCGGCTGCTGAAGCAGCGCCGCTTCGAACGCGTGCTCGACGTGGGCTGCGGCACCGGCGTGCTGGCGATCGCTGCCGCCCGAACCGGCAGCCGCGTGGCGCTGGGCACCGACATCGATGCGCCCTCCGTGCGGATCGCCAACGAAAACGCCGACCTCAACGCCGCCGGCGCCCGGTTTGTCCACGCCAGCGGCCTGAACGCCTCGGTGGTGCGCAGCCAGGGTCCCTATGACCTGGTGTTCGCCAACATCCTGGCCCCGCCGCTCGTGGCGCTGGCGCAGGACATCAAGGGCGCGCTGAAGCCCGGCGGCATCGCCATCCTCTCGGGCCTGCTGCGCACCCAGGAGCGGCGCGTCCTGGCGGCCTATCTCTCCCGCGGCTTCCGGCTGGAGCGCCGGTTGCACCGCGACGCCTGGTCGACGCTCACCCTGCGCCGGGCCTAG
- a CDS encoding GIY-YIG nuclease family protein, whose product MDKQSRREALRQYKETKRPAGIFAVRCAASGQVWVGASRNLDQQQNGLWFGLRLGTHPNKVMQAAWKAHGEAAFALERLETIDDEDLSALALSLRLKDAEQRWRDQLGAGKVAG is encoded by the coding sequence ATGGACAAGCAGAGCCGCCGCGAGGCCCTTCGCCAGTACAAGGAGACCAAGCGCCCGGCGGGGATCTTCGCCGTCCGCTGCGCGGCGAGCGGCCAGGTGTGGGTCGGCGCCTCGCGCAACCTCGACCAGCAGCAGAACGGCCTGTGGTTCGGACTGCGGCTGGGGACCCATCCGAACAAGGTGATGCAGGCCGCGTGGAAGGCGCACGGGGAGGCCGCCTTCGCTCTCGAGCGGCTGGAGACCATCGACGACGAGGACCTCAGCGCGCTCGCCCTCAGCCTCAGGCTGAAGGACGCCGAGCAGCGCTGGCGCGATCAGCTCGGCGCGGGAAAGGTCGCCGGCTAG
- a CDS encoding aminopeptidase P family protein has protein sequence MRQTFDESTDPSFGPKHVPLIRRAMAQQGLDGVLVPHEDEHQNEYLPAANDRLAWATGFTGSAGAAVILKDRAAIFVDGRYTLQVRDQVDADLFEIRDLVEGGVPAYLETAAKPGALIGYDPRLHSPDALERLKSAAARAGAELRPVTPNPVDEAWGAARPPQPLAPVQPHPLDYAGEDSSSKRHRLGELLRKHGAEATVITAPASIAWLFNIRGGDVIRSPLPLSQAILNADGSARLFLDPQKVTPELPTWLGNEVRLETPGDLYDAIGDLKGKKVLIDPSISSAWYFEALSAAGAQVLRGEDPCALPRACKNPVEVEGSRKAHARDGVALARFLYWLATDGQANPPDEVETVSRLEAFREETGALKDLSFDTIAGAASNGAIVHYRPTERLNKRAEKGSLLLVDSGAQYLDGTTDVTRTIAIGEPTAEMRQRFTLVLKGNLALARVRFPAGTTGSALDVLARQALWAHGLDYDHGTGHGVGSYLGVHEGPHRIAKAPNAVALRPGMIVSNEPGYYKEGAYGIRIENLQVVTPAEPIDGGDRPMLGFETLTLAPIDRRLIDTALLTDEERRQVDAYHARVLEVVGPKSPAEVRAWLAQACAPL, from the coding sequence ATGCGCCAAACCTTCGACGAATCCACCGATCCCTCCTTCGGTCCGAAGCACGTTCCGCTGATCCGTCGGGCCATGGCCCAGCAGGGCCTCGACGGCGTGCTGGTGCCGCACGAGGACGAGCACCAGAACGAATACCTGCCCGCGGCCAACGACCGGCTGGCCTGGGCCACCGGCTTCACCGGCTCGGCCGGCGCGGCGGTGATCCTCAAGGACCGGGCGGCGATCTTCGTGGACGGCCGCTACACGCTGCAGGTGCGCGACCAGGTAGACGCGGACCTGTTCGAGATCCGCGATCTGGTGGAAGGCGGCGTTCCGGCTTACCTCGAGACCGCCGCCAAGCCGGGCGCCCTGATCGGCTACGACCCACGCCTGCACAGCCCGGACGCCCTGGAGCGGCTGAAGTCCGCCGCCGCCCGGGCCGGCGCGGAGCTACGCCCCGTGACGCCCAATCCGGTGGATGAGGCCTGGGGCGCGGCCCGGCCGCCGCAGCCGCTGGCGCCGGTGCAGCCGCACCCGCTGGACTACGCCGGCGAGGATTCCTCCTCCAAGCGCCACCGGCTCGGCGAACTGCTGCGCAAGCATGGCGCCGAGGCGACGGTGATCACGGCGCCGGCATCGATCGCCTGGCTGTTCAACATCCGGGGCGGCGACGTGATCCGCTCGCCCCTGCCACTGTCGCAGGCCATCCTCAACGCCGACGGATCGGCGCGGCTGTTCCTCGACCCGCAGAAGGTTACCCCCGAACTGCCGACGTGGCTGGGCAACGAGGTGCGGCTGGAGACCCCCGGCGACCTCTACGACGCGATCGGCGACCTCAAGGGCAAGAAGGTGCTGATCGATCCGTCGATCTCCTCGGCCTGGTACTTCGAGGCGCTGTCGGCGGCCGGCGCCCAGGTGCTGCGCGGCGAGGACCCCTGCGCCCTGCCCCGCGCCTGCAAGAACCCGGTGGAGGTGGAGGGCAGCCGCAAGGCCCACGCCCGCGACGGCGTCGCCCTGGCCCGCTTCCTCTACTGGCTGGCCACCGACGGCCAGGCGAACCCGCCGGACGAGGTGGAGACCGTCTCCAGGCTCGAGGCCTTCCGCGAAGAGACCGGCGCCCTGAAGGATCTCTCCTTCGACACGATCGCCGGCGCGGCGTCCAACGGCGCCATCGTCCACTACCGACCCACGGAGCGGCTCAACAAGCGGGCCGAAAAGGGCTCGCTGCTGCTGGTCGATTCCGGGGCCCAGTACCTGGACGGCACCACCGACGTGACCCGCACGATCGCCATCGGCGAGCCGACCGCCGAGATGCGCCAGCGCTTCACCCTGGTGCTGAAGGGCAACCTGGCGCTGGCCCGGGTGCGCTTCCCGGCCGGGACCACGGGCTCGGCGCTGGACGTCCTGGCGCGTCAGGCGCTGTGGGCCCACGGGCTCGACTACGACCACGGCACCGGCCACGGCGTCGGCTCCTACCTCGGCGTGCACGAGGGCCCGCACCGGATCGCCAAGGCGCCCAACGCCGTCGCCCTCCGCCCCGGCATGATCGTCTCGAACGAGCCGGGCTACTACAAGGAAGGCGCCTACGGGATCCGCATCGAGAACTTGCAGGTGGTGACGCCGGCCGAGCCGATCGACGGGGGCGACCGGCCGATGCTGGGCTTCGAGACCCTGACGCTGGCCCCCATCGACCGCCGGCTGATCGACACCGCCCTGCTCACCGACGAGGAGCGCCGCCAGGTCGACGCCTACCATGCGCGGGTGCTGGAGGTGGTGGGGCCGAAGAGCCCGGCCGAGGTCCGCGCCTGGCTGGCGCAAGCCTGCGCGCCGCTGTGA
- a CDS encoding class I SAM-dependent methyltransferase, translated as MSEAPNAGQVAYWNETAGRTWADAQAPLDRQLAPLGARGIAELAPTKGERILDIGCGAGASSLALAEAVGPSGEVLGLDISGPLLALARRRGEGRPQLRFEQADAQTAALPPAGFDGAFSRFGVMFFADPTAAFANIRKALKPGGRLAFVCWRRPDESPIMTLPMQAALPHLPEPPPPPTPGAPGPFAFADPERVQAILTSAGFGDVAITPYDEKVGAGDLATVLDLAFRIGPLGAILRDRPELRPQVEAAVRAALAEHEAPDGVKLNAAVWIVAARA; from the coding sequence ATGAGCGAAGCGCCCAACGCCGGCCAGGTCGCCTACTGGAACGAGACGGCCGGCCGGACCTGGGCCGACGCCCAGGCGCCGCTCGACCGCCAGCTCGCGCCGCTCGGCGCGCGCGGCATCGCCGAGCTCGCCCCCACGAAGGGCGAGCGCATTCTCGACATCGGCTGCGGCGCCGGGGCCAGCAGCCTCGCCCTCGCCGAGGCCGTGGGGCCCAGCGGTGAAGTGCTCGGCCTCGACATCTCCGGCCCGCTGCTGGCTCTGGCGCGCCGGCGGGGCGAGGGCCGGCCGCAGTTGCGCTTCGAGCAGGCCGACGCCCAGACCGCCGCCCTGCCGCCGGCCGGCTTCGACGGGGCGTTCTCGCGCTTCGGGGTGATGTTCTTCGCCGACCCGACGGCGGCGTTCGCCAACATCCGCAAGGCCCTGAAGCCCGGCGGCCGGCTCGCCTTCGTCTGCTGGCGTCGGCCCGACGAGAGCCCGATCATGACCCTGCCGATGCAGGCCGCGCTGCCGCACCTGCCGGAGCCGCCGCCCCCGCCGACGCCGGGCGCGCCGGGCCCCTTCGCCTTCGCCGATCCAGAGCGCGTTCAGGCGATCCTGACGAGCGCCGGGTTCGGCGACGTCGCGATCACGCCCTACGACGAGAAGGTGGGCGCCGGCGACCTCGCCACCGTCCTCGACCTCGCCTTCCGGATCGGCCCGCTCGGGGCGATCCTGCGCGACCGGCCCGAGCTGCGGCCGCAGGTCGAGGCCGCCGTGCGCGCCGCCTTGGCGGAGCACGAGGCGCCTGACGGCGTGAAGCTCAACGCCGCCGTCTGGATCGTCGCCGCCCGCGCCTAG
- the ligA gene encoding NAD-dependent DNA ligase LigA produces MKPVADLTEAEAVEELTRLADEIAQHDIRYYQQDEPSISDADYDALKQRNAAIEAAFPHLIRENSPSLRVGAARAEQFSPVEHGVPMLSLDNSFSDEDTAEFDARVRRFLKLGEDPVAYTAEPKIDGLSCSIRYEKGELVRAATRGDGRVGEDVTANVRTIGEIPKRLKGEGWPEVIEVRGEIYLGHAEFAALNEAAAAAGQKTYANPRNAAAGSLRQIDPKVTATRPLRFFAYAWGLISEPFADSQSDALKKLKAWGFETTPQSRCVHGLEGLLDAYRAMEAERPKLGFDIDGVVYKVDRLDWQNRLGFVSRAPRWGIARKFPAQQARTVLEAIDIQVGRTGALTPVARLTPVTVGGVVVTNATLHNADEIARLDARVGDTVILQRAGDVIPQIVSVVLDERPKPAPEPYAFPHTCPCPLHTEVVRETTASGAETVVRRCSGEFACPFQKLAHLRHFVSRRAFDIEGLGEKQLTAFSERGWLNSPADIFRLHEHRDELLGTEGYGEVSVRNLLAGIEARRTIPLDRFIYGLGIRHIGETTAVVMARGYGTVAHFLEAMDKVAGRDPEAIEELDAMDQIGDAVIEAAAAYFAEDHNRAMVEDLGAQLTVLEAEKPKTDTAVAGKTVVFTGALERMTRDEAKAQAERLGAKVSGSVSKKTDIVVAGPGAGSKLKTATELGIQVMTEDEWLEMVGA; encoded by the coding sequence ATGAAGCCCGTCGCGGACCTCACCGAAGCCGAAGCCGTCGAGGAGCTGACCCGCCTCGCCGACGAGATCGCCCAGCACGACATCCGCTATTACCAGCAGGATGAGCCCTCGATCTCCGACGCCGACTACGATGCGCTCAAGCAGCGCAACGCGGCAATCGAGGCGGCCTTCCCGCACCTGATCCGTGAGAATTCGCCGTCCTTGCGCGTCGGTGCGGCTCGCGCCGAGCAGTTCTCGCCTGTCGAACATGGCGTGCCCATGCTCAGCCTCGACAACTCCTTCTCCGACGAGGACACGGCCGAGTTCGACGCCCGCGTCCGCCGCTTCCTCAAGCTCGGTGAGGATCCTGTGGCCTACACCGCCGAGCCGAAGATCGACGGCCTGTCCTGCTCGATCCGCTACGAGAAGGGGGAGCTCGTCCGCGCCGCCACCCGCGGCGATGGCCGGGTGGGCGAGGACGTCACCGCCAATGTCCGCACCATCGGCGAGATCCCCAAGCGCCTGAAGGGCGAGGGCTGGCCCGAGGTCATCGAGGTCCGCGGCGAGATCTATCTCGGCCATGCGGAGTTCGCGGCGCTCAACGAGGCCGCGGCCGCCGCCGGCCAGAAGACCTACGCCAACCCGCGCAACGCCGCCGCCGGCTCGCTGCGCCAGATCGATCCGAAGGTCACGGCGACCCGCCCCCTGCGCTTCTTCGCCTACGCCTGGGGCCTGATCAGCGAGCCCTTCGCCGACAGCCAGTCAGACGCGCTCAAGAAGCTCAAGGCATGGGGCTTCGAGACCACTCCGCAGAGCCGCTGCGTGCATGGCCTTGAGGGCCTGCTCGACGCCTACCGCGCCATGGAAGCGGAACGGCCGAAGCTCGGTTTCGACATCGACGGCGTGGTCTACAAGGTCGACCGCCTGGACTGGCAGAACCGCCTAGGCTTCGTCTCGCGCGCGCCGCGCTGGGGCATCGCCCGCAAGTTCCCGGCCCAGCAGGCGCGCACCGTGCTCGAAGCCATCGACATCCAGGTCGGCCGCACCGGCGCCCTGACGCCCGTGGCCCGCCTGACGCCGGTGACGGTGGGTGGCGTCGTGGTGACCAACGCCACCCTGCACAACGCCGACGAGATCGCGCGCCTCGATGCGCGGGTGGGAGACACGGTGATCCTCCAGCGGGCCGGCGACGTGATCCCGCAGATCGTCTCCGTGGTGCTGGACGAGCGTCCCAAGCCGGCGCCCGAACCCTACGCCTTCCCGCACACCTGTCCGTGTCCGCTGCACACCGAGGTGGTGCGCGAGACGACCGCCTCGGGCGCCGAGACCGTCGTCCGCCGCTGCTCGGGCGAATTCGCCTGCCCCTTCCAGAAGCTGGCGCACCTTCGTCACTTCGTCTCGCGGCGGGCCTTCGACATCGAGGGTCTCGGCGAAAAGCAGCTCACCGCCTTCTCCGAGCGCGGCTGGCTCAATTCGCCGGCCGACATCTTCCGCCTCCACGAGCACCGGGACGAGCTCCTCGGGACCGAGGGCTACGGCGAGGTCAGCGTCCGCAACCTGCTGGCCGGCATCGAGGCGCGGCGGACCATTCCGCTGGACCGCTTCATCTACGGTCTCGGCATCCGCCACATCGGCGAGACCACGGCCGTGGTGATGGCGCGCGGCTACGGCACGGTGGCGCACTTCCTGGAAGCCATGGACAAGGTCGCCGGGCGCGATCCGGAGGCGATCGAGGAGCTCGACGCCATGGACCAGATCGGCGACGCGGTGATCGAGGCGGCGGCGGCCTATTTCGCCGAGGACCACAACCGGGCCATGGTCGAGGACCTCGGCGCCCAGCTCACCGTCCTCGAGGCCGAGAAGCCCAAGACCGACACCGCCGTCGCCGGCAAGACGGTGGTCTTCACCGGCGCGCTGGAGCGGATGACCCGGGATGAGGCCAAGGCCCAGGCCGAGCGGCTGGGGGCGAAGGTCTCCGGCTCGGTATCGAAGAAGACCGACATCGTCGTCGCCGGGCCCGGCGCAGGCTCCAAGCTCAAGACCGCCACTGAGCTCGGCATCCAGGTGATGACCGAGGACGAGTGGCTGGAGATGGTCGGCGCCTAG
- the recN gene encoding DNA repair protein RecN — MLIGLWIRDVVLIEALDLSIGPGLTVLTGETGAGKSIILDALGLATGARADAGLVRRGAAQAAASAVFAPAPDHPVWEILEEKGLSYGRDEDLVLRRTLSADGRSRAFVNDQATGVGVLKEIGEALLEVHGQHETVGLLDARTHRPLLDAFGGLAGQVEAVKAAWHGWREARQKVEELHRLVDQAAAETEELTLRLAEIERLDPREGEEAELAGERALLGAAEKSLAEIGAARDVFDGLSARVAGAVRSLDRARERALSAGAAEEVAAVRRLAEASAALDRVLIEAQEAEAAIDLAAEAFAFEPDRLEKAEERLFDLRGLARKLGVSVEELPTLRARFAERLRAVETSGDELKAAEAALAAARSAYLAAAGTLSAARRAAGDRLAAAVMAELAPLKLEKARFQVAVEPLAEARAGPAGVDDVAFQIATNPGAPFGDLAAIASGGELARFALALKAALAGRGAGPQPLMIFDEVDQGVGGAVADAVGLRLKRLAADAQVLVVTHSPQVAARGDAHWRIAKAGEGERLRTAVEPLSAAEREEELARMLSGAEITDAARAAARALMHA, encoded by the coding sequence ATGCTGATCGGATTGTGGATCCGCGACGTGGTCCTGATCGAGGCCCTGGACCTGTCCATCGGCCCGGGCCTGACCGTGCTCACCGGCGAGACCGGGGCCGGCAAGTCGATCATCCTCGACGCCCTGGGCCTGGCCACCGGCGCCCGCGCCGACGCCGGCCTCGTGCGCCGCGGCGCCGCCCAGGCCGCCGCCTCCGCCGTCTTCGCGCCCGCGCCCGACCATCCGGTCTGGGAGATCCTCGAGGAGAAGGGCCTCTCCTACGGCCGCGACGAGGACCTCGTGCTTCGCCGCACCCTCTCGGCCGACGGCCGCAGTCGCGCCTTCGTCAACGACCAGGCGACCGGCGTCGGCGTGCTGAAGGAGATCGGCGAGGCCCTGCTCGAGGTCCACGGCCAGCACGAGACCGTCGGCCTGCTGGACGCCCGCACCCATCGGCCGCTGCTCGACGCCTTCGGCGGGCTCGCCGGCCAGGTCGAGGCGGTGAAGGCCGCCTGGCACGGCTGGCGCGAGGCGCGCCAGAAGGTCGAGGAGCTGCACCGCCTGGTGGACCAGGCCGCCGCCGAGACCGAGGAGCTGACCCTGCGCCTCGCCGAGATCGAGCGCCTGGATCCGCGCGAGGGCGAGGAGGCCGAACTCGCCGGCGAGCGCGCCCTGCTGGGCGCGGCCGAGAAGTCCCTGGCCGAGATCGGCGCCGCACGCGACGTGTTCGACGGCCTCTCGGCGCGCGTCGCCGGGGCCGTCCGCTCCCTCGACCGCGCCCGCGAGCGCGCCCTTTCGGCCGGCGCCGCCGAGGAGGTCGCCGCCGTCAGGCGCCTGGCCGAAGCCTCCGCCGCCCTTGACCGGGTGCTCATCGAGGCCCAGGAGGCTGAGGCCGCCATCGACCTGGCCGCCGAGGCCTTCGCGTTCGAGCCCGATCGCCTGGAGAAGGCCGAGGAGCGGCTGTTCGACCTGCGGGGGCTCGCCCGCAAGCTCGGCGTCAGCGTCGAGGAGCTGCCCACCCTGCGCGCCCGTTTCGCCGAGCGGCTGCGCGCCGTCGAGACCTCCGGCGACGAGCTGAAGGCCGCCGAGGCCGCGCTCGCCGCCGCCCGCTCAGCCTACCTCGCCGCCGCCGGGACCCTCTCGGCCGCCCGCCGCGCCGCCGGCGACCGGCTCGCCGCCGCCGTCATGGCCGAGCTCGCCCCCCTCAAGCTCGAGAAGGCCCGCTTCCAGGTCGCGGTCGAGCCGCTGGCGGAGGCCCGGGCCGGGCCGGCAGGTGTTGACGATGTGGCCTTCCAGATCGCCACCAACCCCGGCGCGCCCTTCGGCGACCTCGCTGCCATCGCCTCCGGCGGCGAGCTCGCCCGCTTCGCCCTGGCCCTCAAGGCCGCGCTCGCCGGCCGCGGCGCCGGCCCCCAGCCACTGATGATCTTCGACGAGGTCGACCAAGGCGTCGGCGGCGCCGTCGCCGACGCCGTCGGTCTGCGCCTCAAGCGCCTCGCCGCGGACGCGCAGGTCCTCGTGGTCACCCACAGCCCGCAGGTGGCGGCCCGCGGCGACGCGCACTGGCGCATCGCCAAGGCCGGGGAGGGCGAGCGGCTGCGCACCGCCGTCGAGCCGCTCTCCGCCGCCGAGCGTGAAGAGGAGCTCGCCCGCATGCTCTCCGGCGCGGAGATCACCGACGCCGCCCGCGCCGCCGCCCGAGCCCTGATGCATGCCTGA